The proteins below come from a single Argentina anserina chromosome 1, drPotAnse1.1, whole genome shotgun sequence genomic window:
- the LOC126805128 gene encoding 60S ribosomal protein L31, with protein MVEKTKGRKEEVVTREFTINLHKRLHGCTFKKKAPNAIKEIRKFAQKAMGTNDVRVDVKLNKQIWSRGIRSVPRRIRVRIARKRNDDEDAKEELYSLVTVAEIPAEGLKGLGTTVIEEDA; from the exons ATGGTTGAGAAAACAAAGGGACGAAAGGAGGAGGTGGTGACCAGAGAGTTCACCATTAACCTCCACAAGCGCCTCCACGGCTG CACATTCAAGAAGAAGGCACCCAATGCCATCAAGGAGATCAGGAAGTTTGCCCAGAAGGCTATGGGAACAAATGACGTCAGGGTTGATGTGAAGCTCAACAAGCAGATCTGGAGCAGAGGTATCAGAAGTGTCCCAAGAAGAATCAGGGTTCGCATTGCTCGCAAGAggaatgatgatgaagatgctAAGGAAGAACTATACTCTCTTGTGACTGTTGCTGAGATACCAGCTGAAGGACTCAAGGGCTTGGGCACTACTGTCATTGAAGAGGATGCGTAG